In Sphingobium sp. Cam5-1, the following proteins share a genomic window:
- a CDS encoding SDR family oxidoreductase — MGICEGRVAIVTGAGNGLGKAYALGLAAEGCKVVVNDLGVGTHGEEGATKGAAEQVVDEIKAMGGEAVANTDDVAEWESGKRMVEQALDSFGALHAVVNNAGFVRDRMFFTCSPEEWDAVIRVHLRGHFCTSRHAAEYWRAQSKAGNPVDARIINTTSGAGLQGSVGQSAYSTAKGGIATLTLVQAAELGRLGITANALAPNARTRMTNTGAFDMEAKEGEFDLFAPENMAPLVAYLVSEQSKGVTGQVFELKGGQVFLSQGWTDSPAFDKGARLEASEMDAIVRKLIETREPAKPVYGAA, encoded by the coding sequence GTGGGTATCTGCGAAGGACGTGTTGCGATCGTGACCGGGGCGGGCAATGGGCTGGGCAAAGCCTATGCGCTGGGCCTCGCCGCAGAAGGCTGCAAGGTCGTCGTCAATGACCTTGGCGTTGGCACCCATGGCGAAGAAGGCGCGACCAAGGGCGCAGCCGAACAGGTGGTGGACGAGATCAAGGCGATGGGCGGGGAAGCCGTCGCCAACACCGACGACGTCGCTGAATGGGAGTCGGGCAAGCGCATGGTCGAACAGGCCCTCGACAGCTTCGGCGCGCTGCACGCCGTGGTCAATAATGCAGGCTTCGTGCGCGACCGCATGTTCTTCACCTGTAGCCCGGAAGAATGGGATGCGGTCATCCGCGTCCATCTGCGCGGCCATTTCTGTACCTCGCGCCATGCCGCCGAATATTGGCGCGCGCAGTCCAAGGCGGGCAATCCGGTCGATGCGCGCATCATCAACACGACAAGCGGCGCGGGCCTCCAAGGCTCGGTCGGCCAGTCGGCTTATTCGACCGCCAAGGGCGGCATCGCGACGCTCACCCTCGTCCAGGCCGCAGAGCTTGGCCGCCTTGGCATCACCGCCAACGCGCTCGCCCCCAACGCCCGTACCCGCATGACCAATACCGGCGCGTTCGACATGGAGGCGAAAGAAGGCGAGTTCGACCTGTTCGCGCCGGAAAACATGGCGCCGCTGGTCGCCTATCTGGTCTCGGAACAGTCCAAGGGCGTCACCGGCCAGGTGTTTGAACTCAAGGGCGGGCAGGTCTTCCTCTCGCAAGGCTGGACCGACAGCCCGGCCTTCGACAAGGGCGCGCGCCTGGAGGCAAGCGAAATGGACGCGATCGTACGCAAGCTCATCGAGACCCGCGAGCCTGCAAAGCCCGTCTACGGAGCCGCCTGA
- a CDS encoding acyl-CoA dehydrogenase family protein, which yields MDFALSDDQRAIQEAARDFLTDAANPDVIRAAVEGATGFDESLWSSLGEMGFAGLMIPEAQGGLGLGAVEMALVLEETGRVLAPVPFFETAVLAVQAVLSAGSEEQKAALLPRLASGTRACFAGTASRPTLSNGKLTGTAQFVTFGHVAELIVVATADESLVVLEADTPGLVIEALPALDRTRRFATLTFDCDVAPELILGVPGSAKAAIERTLTIGAGLLAAEQTGGMQYSLDATVDYAKQRVQFGRLIGSFQAYKHMLADMMLLVEASRSAAYYAAAAIDENGEELAEAAHAARAYVSDAYCSVTGDAIQLHGGIGFTWEHHAHLYFKRARACASWLGTPDQHREALAKIIMKDAA from the coding sequence ATGGATTTCGCGCTCAGCGACGACCAGCGCGCGATCCAGGAAGCGGCCCGCGACTTCCTGACCGACGCCGCCAACCCCGACGTCATCCGCGCCGCCGTCGAAGGCGCCACGGGCTTTGATGAAAGCCTGTGGTCAAGCCTTGGTGAAATGGGCTTTGCCGGGCTCATGATACCCGAAGCCCAAGGCGGGCTTGGCCTTGGCGCTGTGGAAATGGCGCTGGTGCTCGAAGAAACCGGCCGGGTCCTTGCGCCCGTCCCCTTCTTCGAAACCGCCGTGCTCGCCGTCCAGGCGGTGCTGAGCGCAGGCAGCGAGGAACAGAAGGCAGCATTGCTGCCCCGCTTGGCATCGGGCACGCGCGCCTGTTTTGCAGGGACCGCAAGCCGCCCGACCTTGTCGAACGGCAAGCTCACCGGCACCGCGCAGTTCGTGACCTTCGGCCATGTCGCAGAGCTCATCGTGGTGGCCACCGCTGACGAGAGCCTCGTCGTCCTCGAAGCCGACACCCCCGGCCTCGTCATCGAGGCGCTGCCCGCGCTCGACCGCACTCGCCGCTTTGCCACCCTCACCTTCGATTGCGACGTGGCGCCGGAGCTGATCCTGGGCGTCCCCGGCAGCGCCAAGGCCGCGATCGAACGCACGCTGACCATCGGCGCAGGGCTGCTCGCCGCTGAACAGACCGGCGGCATGCAATACAGCCTCGACGCCACCGTCGATTATGCCAAGCAGCGCGTCCAGTTCGGCCGCCTCATCGGCTCATTCCAGGCGTACAAGCATATGCTCGCCGACATGATGCTGCTGGTCGAAGCCTCGCGCTCGGCCGCCTATTATGCCGCCGCCGCGATCGATGAAAATGGCGAGGAACTGGCTGAAGCGGCCCATGCCGCGCGCGCTTATGTGTCGGACGCCTATTGCTCGGTCACGGGCGACGCCATCCAGCTCCATGGCGGCATCGGTTTCACCTGGGAACATCACGCCCACCTCTATTTCAAGCGCGCCAGAGCTTGCGCCAGCTGGCTCGGCACCCCAGACCAGCATCGCGAAGCGCTCGCAAAGATCATCATGAAGGACGCCGCATGA